Proteins from one Desulfonema limicola genomic window:
- a CDS encoding acyl-CoA dehydrogenase has product MAFFKLTDEQLMIQSMVREFSRKVVAATAAERDKTKEFPIDNLKQMGELGLMGMMIPVEYGGEGADTISYVLALSEIAYSCAATAVVMSVHNSIVCESIIKFGTEQQKKKYLPQLADAKIIGAFALTEPHAGSDPVDQNTSAVKQGDHYVINGTKRFITSGKNGGLVIVTAKTDEEKKHKGISAFLVEKDTPGLIVGNIEDKMGLRASDTTDLIFENCRIPAENMLGNEGDGFKIAMTGLDGGRIGIAAQSIGVAQASLDAAIKYAKGREQFGQKISKFQGLRWYIAEMATEIEAARQLMFSAAAMKDRKEKYTTQASMAKLFASEMVNRITGRCLQIHGGYGFTKDYPIERFYRDARVFTIYEGTSEIQKVVISNNIFKDKRK; this is encoded by the coding sequence ATGGCATTTTTTAAACTTACTGATGAGCAGTTAATGATTCAGAGTATGGTTCGGGAATTTTCTCGAAAGGTTGTTGCAGCCACTGCTGCTGAACGGGATAAAACCAAAGAATTTCCAATTGATAATCTTAAACAGATGGGTGAACTTGGGCTGATGGGAATGATGATTCCTGTGGAATACGGCGGAGAAGGGGCTGATACCATAAGTTATGTTCTTGCTCTTTCGGAAATAGCATATTCCTGTGCTGCTACTGCTGTTGTAATGTCTGTACATAATTCTATTGTATGTGAAAGCATAATTAAATTTGGAACAGAACAGCAGAAGAAAAAATATCTTCCCCAGCTGGCAGATGCAAAAATTATCGGGGCCTTTGCTTTAACTGAACCTCATGCTGGTTCTGATCCTGTGGATCAAAATACAAGTGCTGTTAAACAAGGAGACCATTATGTAATAAATGGAACCAAAAGATTTATTACAAGCGGAAAAAACGGCGGTCTGGTAATTGTTACTGCCAAGACTGATGAAGAAAAAAAGCATAAAGGCATAAGCGCCTTTCTCGTGGAAAAAGACACCCCCGGGCTTATAGTGGGAAATATTGAAGATAAAATGGGGCTTAGAGCTTCGGATACAACAGATCTTATATTTGAAAACTGCCGGATTCCTGCTGAAAATATGCTGGGAAATGAAGGTGACGGCTTTAAAATTGCCATGACAGGTCTTGACGGGGGACGCATAGGAATAGCTGCCCAGTCTATTGGTGTTGCCCAGGCTTCCCTTGATGCAGCAATAAAATATGCTAAGGGAAGGGAACAATTTGGTCAGAAGATTTCAAAATTCCAGGGTCTGCGCTGGTATATTGCAGAAATGGCAACAGAGATTGAAGCAGCACGGCAGCTGATGTTTTCTGCTGCTGCCATGAAAGACAGGAAAGAAAAATACACCACCCAGGCATCTATGGCAAAGCTTTTTGCTTCGGAAATGGTAAACCGCATAACAGGCAGATGCCTCCAGATTCATGGAGGATACGGTTTTACAAAGGATTATCCAATAGAAAGATTTTACAGGGATGCAAGGGTGTTTACAATATATGAAGGAACATCGGAAATCCAGAAGGTTGTGATTTCCAATAATATTTTTAAGGATAAGCGCAAATAA
- a CDS encoding catalase, translating to MTEKKKLTNNAGAPVADNQNVMTAGQNGPMLLQDVWFLEKLAHFDREVIPERRMHAKGSGAYGTFTVTHDITKYTKASIFSEIGKKTELFTRFSTVAGERGAADAERDIRGFAIKFYTDEGNWDLVGNNTPVFFLRDPLKFPDLNHAVKRDPRTNLRSARNNWDFWTSLPEALHQVTITMSDRGIPYSYRHMHGFGSHTFSMINADNERYWVKFHLHTQQGIRNLSDEEAEAVIGKCRESHQRDLYDSIEKGDFPKWTMYIQVMPEKEAANCPYNPFDLTKVWFKKDYPLIEAGVLELNRNPENYFAEVEQAAFNPANIVPGIGFSPDKMLQGRLFSYGDAQRYRLGVNHHLIPVNASRCPFHSYHRDGSMRVDGNYGSTLGYEPNSYDEWQEQPDFSEPPLSLEGTADHWNHRKDDDYYSQPGILFRLMTNEQKNLLFQNTARAMGDAPKHIKIRHISNCLKADTDYGKGVAEALGIAVSEI from the coding sequence ATGACAGAAAAAAAGAAATTAACCAACAACGCAGGCGCACCTGTTGCAGATAACCAGAATGTAATGACTGCCGGACAAAACGGCCCCATGCTTCTTCAAGATGTCTGGTTCCTGGAAAAACTGGCTCATTTTGACAGAGAGGTTATTCCCGAGCGCCGGATGCATGCAAAAGGTTCTGGTGCATATGGTACCTTTACTGTAACCCATGATATTACCAAATATACAAAAGCCAGCATATTTTCAGAAATTGGTAAAAAAACCGAGCTTTTTACAAGGTTTTCCACAGTAGCAGGTGAACGGGGAGCTGCTGATGCTGAACGTGATATACGGGGATTTGCAATTAAATTCTATACTGATGAAGGAAACTGGGATCTTGTTGGCAACAATACTCCTGTATTTTTCCTGCGCGATCCTCTTAAATTTCCTGATTTAAACCACGCTGTTAAAAGAGATCCCCGTACCAATCTTCGCAGTGCCCGCAATAACTGGGATTTCTGGACATCACTTCCAGAAGCATTGCACCAGGTAACAATTACAATGAGCGACCGGGGTATTCCTTATTCATATCGTCATATGCACGGTTTTGGCAGCCACACCTTTAGTATGATAAATGCAGACAATGAAAGATACTGGGTTAAATTTCATCTGCACACCCAGCAGGGTATCCGCAACTTGAGCGATGAAGAAGCTGAAGCTGTTATCGGCAAATGCAGGGAAAGCCACCAGCGTGATCTGTATGACAGTATTGAAAAAGGTGATTTTCCAAAATGGACCATGTATATCCAGGTAATGCCGGAAAAAGAAGCAGCCAACTGCCCCTATAATCCTTTTGATCTTACCAAGGTCTGGTTTAAAAAAGATTATCCGCTTATTGAGGCAGGGGTTCTTGAACTTAACCGCAATCCTGAAAACTATTTTGCAGAGGTCGAACAGGCCGCTTTTAATCCAGCCAATATAGTACCAGGTATTGGATTTTCACCAGACAAGATGCTCCAGGGACGACTTTTTTCCTATGGTGATGCCCAGCGTTACAGGTTAGGAGTAAATCATCATCTTATCCCGGTTAATGCTTCCCGCTGTCCTTTTCACAGTTATCACCGCGATGGTTCAATGCGTGTTGACGGTAATTATGGGAGTACACTTGGATATGAGCCTAACAGCTACGATGAATGGCAGGAGCAGCCGGATTTTTCCGAACCGCCTTTAAGCCTGGAAGGTACAGCAGATCACTGGAATCACCGTAAGGATGATGATTATTATTCACAGCCCGGGATACTTTTCAGGTTAATGACTAATGAACAGAAAAACCTGCTGTTTCAAAATACTGCAAGAGCAATGGGTGATGCGCCAAAGCATATAAAAATCCGTCATATCAGCAATTGCTTAAAAGCTGATACTGATTATGGAAAAGGGGTGGCTGAAGCACTGGGAATAGCAGTCAGCGAGATTTAG